TAATTGTTACCAAACAACGGGACGGATACAAGATCGTTTTGGAGTATTGTGAGGACTTATATGCAGAAGAAACGGCGGAGCTTCTGAAAAACCACTATATCAACCTTGTGAAGGAAATAGCCTCAAATTGTGAACAGCTCATCGGCAGAATTGATGTTCTGGATGAGAATGAAAAGAAGAGTATTCTATATGACTTTAATAAAACAGAGCTGGATTTTCCAAAGGAAAAGGTCATGGCTGAGCTGTTTGAGGAGATGGTAGAAAGCTCCTCGGACAATCTGGCAGTAATATTCGGAGAAGAAAAGGTTACATATGGAGAATTAAACAGAAGGGCAAATTGTCTTGCAGGCAGGCTCCGTCATATGGGCATAGGGAAAAATGATTTCGTGGCGATTATGACAGAACGCAGTGTAGAGATGATTGCGGGCATTCTGGGGATTATAAAATCCGGAGCGGCATACGTACCTGTTGATCCCGGTTATCCTAAGGACAGAATCGAGTACATGATATCGGACAGCAGTCCAAAGGCAATACTTGTGTACAACACAAATATTGAAACAGAGCTTCCCGTAATAGACTTAAAGGATAACACCATCTGGGAGGGTGACAGGCAAAACCTGGAGATTTTAAGTAGACCGGAAGATGTAGCATATGTTATATATACCTCCGGAACAACAGGCAGACCTAAAGGGGTCATGGTGGAGAACCATGGCATAGCAAATTTAAAGAGCTACTTTGAGTCAAGCTTCAAAATCACTCCCAAAGACAACGTTTTGCAGTTCGCAAACATATCCTTTGACGCATCCGTTTGGGAAATGTCCATGGGGCTGCTGACGGGAGCGACGCTGATAGTTGTTCCGTCAGAATGTATTATGGACACGCTGTTGTTTGAAAAATACTGTAGCGACAATAATGTAACGGTGGCAACTCTGCCACCTCAGTACTATCTGACCTTGAATAATTTTGCTCCAAGACTGCTGATAACAGCAGGTTCTGAGTCGAGTAAGAAGATTATAGAAAAAGTAGGTACCGATATAAGGTACATAAATGCATATGGCCCCACAGAAACTACGGTTTGTGCGACACATTGGGAGTACAAAAAATGTGAAGCTGTAAGGGACAGCATTCCGATTGGAAAACCAATACCCAATACAAAGGTTTACATATTAAACGGTACGGAATTATGTGGCATCGGAATGCCCGGAGAATTGTGTATTGCAGGTGCCGGAATCGCAAGAGGGTACTTGAATCGTCTTGAGCTGACTCATGAGAGATTCATAGATAATCCTTATGGGGAGGGTAAAATCTACCGTTCAGGGGATTTGGCAAGATGGCTTCCCGATAGAAATATCGAGTATCTCGGCAGAATAGATGAGCAGGTGAAGATAAGAGGCTACCGTATTGAATTGGGAGAGATAGACAGCGTTCTTAAGAGTCTGGACAAAATAAAAGACGCTGTTACTATCATTCGGGAGCAAAATAATGAAAAATTACTTTGTTCTTATATTGTATCTGATCTGAAGCAAAATACAGACAGGATACGAGAGCAGATAAAAAATATCCTGCCGTCCTTTATAATGCAGGTGGAAAGCATAGCTCTTAACCGCAACGGAAAAGTAAATAAAGGATTGCTTCCTGAAATACAATCAGTGAGAGGGGAAGATTATACGCCTCCTCAAAATGAGGATGAAAAAGTTCTATGTCAGACCTTCGAAGAAATACTATCCCTTGAAAAAGTAAGTGTCAACGTTGACTTTTTTGAGCTCGGAGGGGATTCCATAAAGGCAATAAGAATTATATCCAAATTAAAGGATTTGGGATATAAAGTATCTGTGAAGGATATTATGCTGGGCAGGAGTATAAGGAATATATCAAAATATATTAAGAAAGATGCTGGTGTTATATTACAAGATGACACGGAACTTGCAGGCGAAGTTAAACTTACACCTATTCAAAAATCATTTTATCGATGGGAACTGTCAAATTTAAACCACCTGAATCAATCAGTTATGGTAAAGACACAACACTTTGACAGGGAGGCAATAAAGGCTGTGCTGGGTGAAATAGCCATTCACCATGATATGCTTAGGGCAGTTTTTTGCAATAGCAGACAATATGTACTAAGGGTGGAAGAGAGCAGCCTTTATGAACTTGAAGAATACGACGTTTCACATATCCCATATGAAAAGCTTCAGGTGTACATAAACGAGAAGTGTAATATAATACAAGGCTCTTTTAACTTGGAAAAAGGCCCCTTAATAAAAGCTGTTTTGTTCTCGAATAAAGAGGAAGAACATTTAATGCTTTGTATACACCATCTGGTAGTTGACGGGGTATCCTGGAGGATAATTCTTGAAGACCTGAACAATGGCTACAAACAATACATATCAGGACAGAAAATAAAGTTTCCTCCCAAATCAACTTCATACAAAAGTTGGTCTGAAAAATTGGAGCAGTATTCTCAAAGCCAAGAGATACTGTCTCAATTAGAATATTGGAATAACGTTAAAAATCAAGTTCAGGAGTTTTCTTTAGGTGAGAGATTTTTACCATCCGAAGGCATACAGGAGAGAGATCTGATAAAAGAAGAGCTGTGTATAGACCAGGAGTTCACGTATAAGCTCACCCGTTCTGCCTGGAAAAAATATAATACTGAGATAAACGACCTACTGCTGACGGCTCTAGGTGGTACACTTTATAAAGCAACTCATTCCGAGAGTATTGCAATTACATTGGAAAGCCATGGCAGACACGAAATTGATTCCTCCATGCAGATTGAACGGACGGTAGGATGGTTTACAAACATTTATCCGGTGGTACTTGTTATGTCAGGAGATTTGAAAAAAGATATTATTTCTGTAAAAGAAACTCTCAGAAAGGTTCCGGGTAACGGTATCGGGTTTGGTTTGCTTAAAGAAATGGAAGGGGTTAAAACGGAGGTTAGTTTTAATTATCTTGGGGAAATCAATGAGTCTGACAGTTTATCCGGTATGGAGATAAAGAGTTCTGAATTTACAACAGGGGAAGACAGAGGAAGGCACAATTATTTTGATAACTCATTACTAATTGACGGCCAAATAGTTAACGGAAAGCTAGTCTTTGAAATCTTGTATGATTGCAGTAAATACAGTAATGAGTTTATTGCCGGAATAAAAAAGGAATTCAAGGGAACGTTGGAGGAGATTATTTTGCATTGTACTGAAAACGATGAGGTTATAAAAACAGTATCTGACGTTGGCGCGGAAAGCCTGGAGGATTTTGAACTGGATGAGCTAAGTAAATTAATGGACTTATTATAATACATAAAAATATATCAGGAGTGATTGCTATGACAAAACTATTTTGTATTCCATATTCAGGGGCATCTGCCATGGTCTATTCCAAATGGACTAAACTTATAAATAAAGAAATCAAGGTAATCCCTTTGGAGCTTGCCGGAAGGGGAAGAAGATTCAACGACAAATTTTACAACGATATAGATGAAGCCGCAGAGGATTTATCTAATACTATAATAAACGAAGCAAAAGATGTTGATTATGCCCTCTTTGGACACAGTATGGGAGCTCGTGTAACATACGAAGTTTACTATAAGTTAATGGAAAAGGGTTTTAAGGAACCCGTTAAGATTTTCTTTTCAGGTTCAAAGGCACCACATCTTCCTCCGGATGAAATTAAAAGGTATCAGTTACCCGATGACCAGTTCAAGCAAGTGGTTTTACAATACGGTGGCAATAGCGAAGATGTATTCAAAAACAAGGAATTATGTGATTTGTTTATTCCGATTCTAAGAGCTGATTTCCGTATATACGAGGAATATAAATTTGTTCCCGGAAGAGAAAAAATCAAAACGGATGTGGTTGTTTATTATGGCAGGAGCGATAGCAGCATAACATATGATAATATGACTGCATGGCAGGAGGTTGCAGGCTCCGGCTTTAAGCTGGTGGCATTTGACGGGTCGCATTTTTATCTGAATGAGGATGTTAACGGAATAACTGCTTCAATCAATAAAGAGTTGGGCGGACAAAAATAAAACTATTGCTTAAGGTATGAATATAAAAACTGGGGAGTGTTTTACATGAGCAAAGAAATAAACAATAAGGTTGAAGGTATATATCTTTTGACTTCCATGCAGGAAGGAATGTTGTTTTATAAAAATCTTAATGAAAAAGATACCAGCTATTTTATACAATCTGTATTGAATCTGAAAGGTATTGTTGACGTAAAAAACATTCAGGAAGCGATTGATTTATTGGCTGTAAAACATGATGCCTTAAGAACGGCATTTTTATATAAAAAGGTTGTCAAGCCGCGTCAGGTTGTTATGACGGAAAGAAAGCTTGAAAATCAATACATTGATTTATCAAATGTTCAAGATATAAACACTGAATTAGAGAGAATTAAAAAAGAAGATGTTGAAAGAGGATTTGATTTATCCAGAGATCCTTTAATGAGAGCTATACTCGTAAAAATCAGTAATGATGAATATAAAATGATATGGAGTTTCCACCATATAATTATGGATGGCTGGTGCTTTTCCTTAATTCTTAAAGATTTTATGTCAAATTACGACCGGCTGCTAAAGGGCTGCTCACGAGAAGAGCTAGTAAAGGAAATTAAAGAATGCAATGCAGTAAGGACAAGCTATGGGGAATACTTGAAATGGCTGGAAAAGCAGGACAGAAATGAAGGCTTGGATTATTGGAAGGGAGTTCTGGAGGACTACGGGAGTACTGCGGATATTATTCCCCAGACTGCAGGGATAGGGACTGAGGAACAGGTTAAGACCGCTGAACTTCGTGTAGAAAAGGGACTGTGCAGTGCAATAAAAGAAATTAGCAAGAAGAATAAAGTAACCATTAATACATATCTGGAAGTTGCCTGGGGTGTGTTACTTCAGAAATTTAACAGGACAAATGATGTTGTTTTCGGTAAAGTTGTTTCAGGTAGAAATGCTGATTTGAAAGGAATAAATGAGACGGTAGGTCTTTTCATAAATACAATTCCTTCCCGTATTAAGGCAGATGAAAATATTTCGATAAAAGAGCTGGTTGACCGGACTATGGAGCAATCAGTGGAAAGTTCTAATTATGTTTATAATTCCCTTGCTGATATTCAGGAAATTACCGGGCTTGGCAAGGACTTGATAAAGACTCTGTTTGTATTCGAAAATTATTATGTAGATAAAGAGTCATATGAAAAGGGGATAGAGGATTTAAGCATGCAAATGGAATCTGCCAGAGAGCAGACAAACTATGCCATCTCATTCAAAGCCTCTTTTTCAGATCAGGGATTTTTGCTTTCCGGCGAGGACAGTTTGGATTTAAGTATCATGTATGACCCTAAAAGATATACATATCAGGAGATAGAGCAATTACTAAGAAGATATGAAATTACTCTGGCTCAGATTCTTTATAAGCAGGATACAAAAGTATCAGACATTGAATTGATTTCGAAGGAAGAGGCAGACAGGATAAAATATGTATTTAACAATACAGACAAAGACTATCCTCAGAATTTATGTCTGCATGAATTATTTGAAAAGCAGGTGAAAGAAAATCCTGATAATATAGCAGCATCATTCAACGGAATTGAGATAACCTACCATCAACTGAATTTAAAGGCCAACCAGATTGCAAGAAAGCTGAAAGAGCTGGGAGTCATGCCTAAAGACACAGTTGTAATCATGGCTGAAAGAAGCATAGAACTTCTGATTGCGTTGTACGCCGTCATGAAAGCAGGAGGAACATATATTCCGGTAGACCCGACTTATCCTCAGGAAAGACTGGAATATATCGTAAGCGACTGTAAACCTAAGGCGATTCTGTCACGCAGGGAGTGTGTGGGTTTTAATACAGATGTGCCCTTCATATCATTAATTGATGAGGGTAATTATACATGTGAGGAAACAAATCAACCAATTGTAAATTCACCTGAGGACCCGGTATATATTATTTATACCTCGGGAACCACCGGGAAGCCAAAAGGAGTTGTGGTAAGACATAAATCCGTTGTCAACCATTTATATATTGTCAGGGATAGATTTTACAAGGGGGATGTAGGAGTAACACCTTTATTCACCAACCCTTCATTTGACTTGACAGTACCGTCTATATTTGGACCGCTGTCCTTTGGCAGTAAATGCTATATTTATGAAAATATTGACGAAGGTATAGCAGATATTTTCAAAAATGATGAAATTTCATTAGTTAAGCTTACTCCATCCTTGCTTAAAACAATCTGTATGGACAAGAATCTGAAAAAGCCTAAAAACCTGAAATGCATTGTTCTTGGAGGAGAAAAACTGGACAAGGCACTTTTAAATAAAGCCTATGACCTTCTTGGGGGAGAGGTTGAGATTCATAATGAATACGGCCCCACAGAAGCCACCGTTTTTGCCACCAGTACACTTATGGAAAAAGACAGTGAAAAAATCGTTACTATAGGAAATCCAGTTGAAAATATGCATATTTATATTCTGGATGGAATCAGGCTTTGCGGTATCGGCATTGTAGGAGAGCTATGCATCAGCGGCATAGGTTTGGCTACTGGATATTTAAATAAAGCTGAACTGACAGCAGAAAAGTTTATAG
This region of Clostridium sp. BNL1100 genomic DNA includes:
- a CDS encoding thioesterase domain-containing protein translates to MTKLFCIPYSGASAMVYSKWTKLINKEIKVIPLELAGRGRRFNDKFYNDIDEAAEDLSNTIINEAKDVDYALFGHSMGARVTYEVYYKLMEKGFKEPVKIFFSGSKAPHLPPDEIKRYQLPDDQFKQVVLQYGGNSEDVFKNKELCDLFIPILRADFRIYEEYKFVPGREKIKTDVVVYYGRSDSSITYDNMTAWQEVAGSGFKLVAFDGSHFYLNEDVNGITASINKELGGQK